The following coding sequences lie in one Phragmites australis chromosome 8, lpPhrAust1.1, whole genome shotgun sequence genomic window:
- the LOC133926638 gene encoding zinc finger protein CONSTANS-LIKE 16-like, producing MIATSSSAKAAAAAGAVGSKGARACDGCLRRRARWYCAADDAFLCQGCDTSVHSANPLARRHERLRLRPSSPLQSPPAGAPMRERHDEVVPAWFRRKARTPRGGHTKSVGQVLSRRLVVPEAAGRDSPEGRNSEGEVEEEQLLYRVPILDPALAEFCSPPPLEDAVAAASCCNEDGSVEDAMKPDAVPPPQPAAQFFHDGVANFGPTDAELREFAADMEALLGRGLDDGNDEDSFYMETLGLLDPVEDDDGRIKVEKDTGSACEASGALACAGLELEPEASDEMMGIDFDYGSPQETPNEKAASSGTGADAQFLQRSLSLTLNYEAIIQSWGSSPWTRGGERPHVKLDDCWPNDYTGMWVVGGVVGHGGEELGMPRLGIDGGREARVSRYREKRRTRLFSKKIRYEVRKLNAEKRPRMKGRFVKRATAGGSVAVAGLA from the exons ATGATTGCCACGAGCAGCTcggcgaaggcggcggcggccgccggggCGGTGGGCAGCAAGGGGGCGCGGGCGTGCGACGGGTGCTTGCGCCGGCGGGCGAGGTGGTACTGCGCGGCGGACGACGCGTTCCTGTGCCAGGGCTGCGACACGTCGGTGCACTCCGCGAATCCGCTCGCGCGGCGGCACGAGCGGCTGCGTCTGCGACCGTCGTCTCCGCTGCAGTCGCCTCCCGCGGGGGCGCCGATGCGCGAGCGTCACGACGAGGTCGTGCCGGCGTGGTTCAGGCGCAAGGCGCGCACCCCGCGCGGTGGGCACACCAAGAGCGTCGGGCAGGTGCTGTCGCGGCGGCTCGTCGTGCCGGAGGCGGCCGGCAGGGACTCGCCGGAGGGGCGGAACAGCGAgggggaggtggaggaggagcagctgCTCTACCGCGTGCCGATTTTAGACCCAGCCCTCGCTGAGTTCTGTTCACCGCCGCCTCTCGAGGACGCGGTAGCTGCCGCATCGTGCTGCAACGAGGACGGCTCCGTCGAGGATGCGATGAAGCCGGATGCAGTGCCACCGCCGCAGCCGGCGGCGCAGTTCTTCCACGACGGCGTTGCCAACTTCGGGCCGACAGACGCCGAGCTCAGGGAGTTCGCCGCCGACATGGAAGCCCTCCTCGGCCGCGGCCTGGACGACGGCAACGACGAGGACTCGTTCTACATGGAGACGCTGGGACTCCTCGACCCGGTGGAAGACGACGATGGGCGAATCAAGGTGGAGAAGGACACCGGAAGTGCCTGCGAAGCCAGCGGCGCGCTGGCATGCGCCGGCCTCGAGCTGGAGCCAGAGGCGTCCGACGAGATGATGGGCATCGATTTCGACTACGGGTCGCCTCAGGAGACACCGAACGAGAAGGCCGCGAGCAGTGGCACCGGCGCCGATGCCCAGTTCTTGCAGAGGAGCCTCTCGCTCACCCTCAACTACGAGGCGATCATCCAGAGCTGGGGGAGCTCGCCGTGGACCAGGGGCGGCGAGCGGCCGCACGTCAAGCTCGACGACTGCTGGCCCAACGACTACACG GGCATGTGGGTGGTGGGAGGAGTGGTCGGTCATGGCGGGGAGGAGCTGGGCATGCCGAGGCTGGGGATCGACGGGGGCCGGGAGGCACGGGTGTCACGGTACCGGGAGAAGCGGCGGACGCGGCTCTTCTCCAAGAAGATCCGGTACGAGGTGCGCAAGCTCAACGCCGAGAAGCGGCCGCGGATGAAGGGCCGCTTCGTCAAGCGCGCCACCGCGGGAGGCagcgtcgccgtcgccggcctcgCGTAG